GGGCAGGGTGACGCCGACGCGGACGTGGTGCGCGGCGGTCCCAACGGTGACCTGAGTCTGTCGCACGCCCGGCTCAACTTCGCCATCTACGGCGCGAGTCACCCCCGCTACCAGGAGATGGTCCGCCCGCCCCGGCCGGACGAGCAGCCCTGACCGCCCGGCCCGGCCGGGGGGGGGACCCGCGACCGCGGCACCCGACCGCCCCTGCCGGGGTGACCGGCAGGCTACCGGGCGCCGCCTGCGACGCTTTGCTCTGCGCCCGCGGAGGCACCACCGGTCTCCTGAGGTGTCTGGTGCGCACGTGGGTGCAGAGCAAAGCGTCGGGAGGGGCGATGGTGGGGTCGACGGGGAAGGAATTCTTCGTTCCCGTCCCGCACGGGAGTGGACGGGCCGGCGGGTGGGCAGGATGGGATGGTGCCCGAAGGTGACACCGTCTGGAACACCGCCCGCGTGCTACGCCGGGCGTTGGTCGGTCACCGGCTGACCGGTACGGATTTCCGGGTGCCGCAGCTCGCCGTCACCGACCTCACCGGCTGGACGGTCCGCGAGTCCGTCAGCCGGGGCAAACACCTGCTGCTCCGCCTCACCGCCCCCACCGGAGCCGACAGCGCCGCCGACAGCGCGGGCGGGGACGACAGCCGGGACGGGGACGACAGCGCGGGCCGGGGCGGCGCAGGCGGGGACGGCAACGCGGGCGGGGGGCGGTGGACGCTGCACTCGCACCTGCGGATGGACGGCGCCTGGCGGACGTACGCGCCGGGGGAACGCTGGACCGCCCGCCCGGCCCACCTGATCCGGGTGGTCCTGCGCACGACCGACGCGGTGGCGGTCGGGTACCACCTGCACGAGGTCGCGTTGCTGCCGACCGACCAGGAGGACACCCTGGTCGGCCACCTCGGCCCGGACCTGCTCGGCCCGGACTGGGACGCCGCGGAGGCGGCCCGGCGGCTCGCCGCGCGCCCCGAGGCGACCATCGGCGAGGCGCTGTTGGACCAGCGCAACCTGGCCGGCGTGGGCAACCTCTACAAGTGCGAGCTGCTGTTCCTGCGGGGCGTCTCGCCGTGGACGCCGGTCGGCGCGGTGCCCGACCTGACCGGCCTGGCGACTCTCGCCCACCGGCTGCTGGCCGCCAACCGGGGACGGTGGACCCAGAGCACCACCGGCTCGTTGCGCCGGGGGCAGACCAGCTACGTCTACGGTCGTCGGGCCCAGCCGTGCCGGCGGTGCGGCGCCGCCGTCCGCAAGGACGAGCTGGGCGACCGGGTCACCTACTGGTGTCCGGTCTGCCAACCGGGACGACACTGACCGGTCGTCGGCAGATTGGGATGATTGGGCAATTCCCCCACCGAGGACCCGCGTCGCATGCTGCGGTTACGCGTTCACAGACTGTCAGCAGCGCCACGGGTACGACCCCGGTCACACCGGGGTGACGGTCGTCGTACCCCCGGCCCCGGGGGTGAGCCATGGCCATCTTCCGCAGATTCCGCCGTACCCCGACGACCACCACGGCCGGGACGATCCCGGCCGCCCGCAGCGGGACGGAGCCGTCCACCGCCGCGCCCACCACGGTCGGCCCGCCCGCCCTGGAACCGACGGCGGTGCCGCGCTACTTCGGGCCGGAACCGAACTTCGCGCACAGCCCCCGCCCCCGGCGTGACCCGACGGGCGTCGTGACGCCCGGCACCGGCCTGCGCAAGTTCGTCGACGCGCTGCCCGGCCCCGGGCCGGAGCGGGCCAACGAGCTGGGCGCGTACCTGCCGGTGGCGGTGCCCGACACGATCACGTACCCGGGCTGCGACTACTACGAGATCGGGTTGCAGCAGTACGCCCAACGTCTGCACCGGGACCTGCCCCAGACCACGCTGCGCGGTTACCGGCAGCTCAACCTGGGCACCGACCGGCACGGTCACAACACCGTCCACCCGCCCGACCGGGCGTACCACCTCGGGCCGATGATCATGGCCCGGCGGGGCCGCCCGGTACGGATCAAGTTCATCAACCAACTGCCCACCGGACGGGCCGGCGACCTGTTCCTGCCGGTCGATCCGACGCTGCCCGGGGCCGGGCCGGGGCCGTTGGACGGGCCGGCGCCGTACCCGCAGAACCGGGCGGTGCTGCGCCTGCACGGGGCACGGACCGGCTGGATCAGCGCCGGCAACCCCACCCAGTGGATCACCCCGGCCGGGGAGATCACCCCGTACCCGACCGGACCCGGGCTGGCGCACGTGCCCGACATGCCGCCGCCCGGACCGGGCGCGACCACCCTCTACCTGCCGAACGACCAGAGCGGCCGGATGATGTGGCTGCACGACAACACCCTCGGCCTGGCCCGGCTCACCACCTACTCGGGGCAGCTCGCGCCGTACCTGCTCACCGACCCGGCCGAGGAGGAGCTGATCGCCGACGGGGTGCTGCCCGCCGACCAGCTCCCGCTGGTGATCACCGACCGGACCTTCGTGCCGGACGACGCCCAACTCGCCGCCGAGGACCCCACCTGGGACCGGGACCGTTGGGGCGCCAAGGGCAGTCTCTGGCACCCGCACGTCTACCAGCCCCGGCAGAACCCGTTCCGGCCGGACGGGCGGAACCCGACCGGCCGGTGGGACTACGGCCCGTGGTGCCGTACCCCGGACGGGCCGGTGGCGCACGGCCCGACGGCGAACCCGTACCACGACCCGGTCGACGCGCCCGGCGAGCCGCCGCTGGCCCCGGGCGTGCCGCACCCCAGCGCGGTGCCCGGCGCGTACGGGGACACCCCGCTGGTCAACGGCGTCGCCTACCCGTACCTGACGGTCGCGCCGCGCGCGTACCGGTTCCGGATCCTCAACGCCTGCCCGGACCGCAGCCTGAACCTCCAGCTCTACCGGGCCCGCTCGGACGGGCCGATGTGGCACGACGACGGCAGCCTGGCCGACGCCGGAGCGGGCGAGGTGCCGATGGTGGCGGCGTCGCCCGCGCCGGGACGGCCGGCGTGCTGGCCGACCGACGGTCGGGCCGGCGGCGTGCCGGACCCGGCGGCGGCCGGGCCGGAGCTCGTCCGGATCGGCAACGAGTGCGGTCTGCTGCCGGCCCCGGTGGCGCTGCCGAACCGGCCGGTCGGCTACCGGTACGACCGGCGCGACGCGACGGTGCTCAACGTGGACGGGCACGCCCTGCTGCTCGCCCCGGGCGAACGGGCCGACGTGCTCGTCGACTTCGCCGCCGTGCCGCCGGGGACCGTCCTGATCCTCTACAACGACTGCCCTGCCCCGCTGCCCGGCGGCGACCCCCGCCACGACCACCACGCCGACTCCCCCGGCGCGGTCGGCGGATACGGGCCGGACACCCGCACCCTGCTCCAGCTCCGGGTCACCGGCCCGCCCGCGCGGCGGTACGACCTGGACCGGCTGCGGGACCGGCTGCCCGGCGCGTACGCGGCCAGCCAGCCGCCGCCGATCGTGCCGCAACCGGCCTACGACCGGGCGTTCGGCACCCGCACCGGGCAGGAGACGGTGGTGCCGGCGCACGCGGCCACGGTGAGCTTCACCCCGGTCGGGGCCACCGGGCCCGTCACGCTCCCGGTGCGGGACAAGGCCGTCCGGCAGGTCTTCGAGGCGGGGCACGGCCGGCTGACCGCCCGACTCACCGCCACCACCGCCGACGGGGCGACGCTCCCCCCGGCCGGCGCGCCGACGCCGACCGCCCCGCCGACGGAGATCCTGTACGCCACCGATCCGGCTGTCGGCGTCGGCACGCCCGGCGACGGCACCCAGCTCTGGCGGATCAGCGGCGACGGCCGGCTCACCCAGCCGCTGCATCTCGGCGGCGGGGACGCGCAGGTGGTCAACCGGGTCACCCGGGACGGCGTGGTCCGGCCCCCGGCGGCCGACGAGCGGGGCTGGAAGGAGACGATCCGGGTCGACCCCCGGGAGGCGGTGGTCGTCGCCCTGCGGCCCGTCCCGCCCGACCTGCCCTTCACCATCGGCGACTGTGTGCGCCCGCTGGACCCGACCGACCCCGACGGCACGCCGGTCGACCTCGGCTGGGAGTACCAGTGGCACAGTCAGCTCGCCGCCCACCGGGACCAGGGCGCCGCCCGGCCGCTGGTGCTGCGGGTCTCGCCGCCGGCCCCCACCGGGCTGACCGCCACCCCGGTCCCCGGCTCGACGATCGCGCTGCCGGCGATCGCGCTGGCCTGGACCGGCAACGGCGACCGGCCGCCGGCCACCGCGCACCGGCTGGACCGGGCCACCGATCCCGCGTTCACCGCCGACGTGACGACGCTGACCGTGGCCGCCACCGCCACCAGGTACGTCGACGCCACGGTCACCCCGGGCGTCACGTACCACTACCGGATCCGGGCCGAGAACGCGGTGGGCTGCTCGGGCTGGTCGGGCAGCGCCGCCGCGGTGGTGCGGCTCGCCGCGCCGACCGGGTTGACCGCGGTCGTGCCACCGGCCGCCCCGCTGCGGGTGGCGCTGCGCTGGACGAACCGGTCCTTCGCCACCGGGGTGGACGTGCAACGGGCCACCAACCCGACCTTCACCAGCGGTCCC
The sequence above is a segment of the Micromonospora sp. WMMD882 genome. Coding sequences within it:
- a CDS encoding CPCC family cysteine-rich protein; protein product: MGEQLVPVACPCCGYRTGGGTCPVCFWTDDGQGDADADVVRGGPNGDLSLSHARLNFAIYGASHPRYQEMVRPPRPDEQP
- a CDS encoding DNA-formamidopyrimidine glycosylase family protein, which codes for MPEGDTVWNTARVLRRALVGHRLTGTDFRVPQLAVTDLTGWTVRESVSRGKHLLLRLTAPTGADSAADSAGGDDSRDGDDSAGRGGAGGDGNAGGGRWTLHSHLRMDGAWRTYAPGERWTARPAHLIRVVLRTTDAVAVGYHLHEVALLPTDQEDTLVGHLGPDLLGPDWDAAEAARRLAARPEATIGEALLDQRNLAGVGNLYKCELLFLRGVSPWTPVGAVPDLTGLATLAHRLLAANRGRWTQSTTGSLRRGQTSYVYGRRAQPCRRCGAAVRKDELGDRVTYWCPVCQPGRH